From Carassius auratus strain Wakin chromosome 22, ASM336829v1, whole genome shotgun sequence, a single genomic window includes:
- the LOC113040727 gene encoding uncharacterized protein LOC113040727: protein MTLLQTTTLSDSLFKLQSCWKKMIKENTLVLFCLCSFHLVGVFADTDTVKSVKEGDSVTLQINVTEIQTDDEIEWKFGTNRSRIAEINGKTSKIFDGPDGRFRDRLKLDHQTGSLIITNTRTTDSGLYEMTISRSSSEDTHRFNVTVYGYARETKCGQYDEHRGLDRRQRPNFIPAQDIHRRLQRPLDHSCYNTSSFNNSSFTSSFSSSFRFSSLSVSADLCCCWISVDSCCCRDHLDLQETKKN from the exons ATGACTTTACTACAGACCACAACGCTCTCAGATTCTCTTTTTAAACTCCAGAGCTGCTGGAAGAAAATGATTAAAGAAAATACACTTGTTCTTTTCTGTCTGTGCTCTTTTCATCTGGTTG gtgtgtttgctgATACAGACACAGTgaagtcagtgaaggagggagattctgtcactctacagATTAATGTCACTGAAATACAGACAGATGATGAGATCGAGTGGAAATTCGGAACTAACAGGAGTCGTATAGCTGAAATTAATGGAAAGACCAGTAAAATATTTGATGgtcctgatgggagattcagagacagattgaagctggatcatcagactggatctctgatcatcacaaacaccagaaccacagactctggactttatgaaaTGACCATCAGCAGAAGCAGCTCAGAGGATACACACAGATTCAatgttactgtctatg GATATGCACGGGAGACAAAG TGCGGGCAGTACGATGAACACAGGGGACTGGATCGTAGACAG AGGCCGAATTTTATACCAGCTCAGGATATACACAGGAGACTACAGAGACCGTTGGACCACAG CTGCTACAACACCAGCTCCTTCAACAACTCCTCCTTCACATCCTCCTTCAGTTCCTCATTCAGGTTCTCCAGTCTTTCTGTTAGTGctgatctctgctgctgctggatctctgttgattctTGTTGCTGTCGGGATCATCTGGATCTACAGGAAACAAAGAAAAACTGA